One part of the Trichocoleus desertorum ATA4-8-CV12 genome encodes these proteins:
- a CDS encoding AAA family ATPase — MKLTALRLCNFRQFYGQTPEILLARADDRNVTMIHGNNGSGKTGLLNAFTWVLFERFTAAFASPEQLVNQRAIAEAKSGDRVECWVEIAFEHDGKRYRVKRQINADKRKAGVETSKSELFLLVAGDDGRWSSLPASQQPEDVISRILPKSLHQYFFFDGERIEQIVRSNNRAEIAEATKKLLGVEVLDRAIKHLNNARKTLEQELESIGDAETKSLLGQKRQRSQEIEQLETRQAEIEQELIYQAQLKQEYSQRLRELSEVAQLQRQRDTLAAQQQEIRDRLQQSKAQLKRSLSTQGYTVFLSDVTAQLRSLVKEREGRGELPADIKQKFVQDLLDRQRCICGTELHAGTAACAEVKTWLDRAGLADVEAAVYRIEAQADEIDKQAVRFWEETDHEQANINKLKIALSNIEEQLEEIREQLSKNPSEDIRQLQGQLDKTERRTESLNVEKGTTQQQIKDRKTEVDRLAKQIKERKLNEGKQKLAQRRITTTQDASDRLMQVKLNQDTLFRQQLQQRLEEIFGQISFKAQVPRLSDKYELNLVETIAGQEVPVAASTGENQILSLSFIGSIIDRVRQWSKSGLVMGPDSSTFPLVMDSPFGSLDEIYRRQVAKLIPELANQLVVLVTKTQWRGEVADEMQPRIGREYVLVYNSPKPDCELDAIRLGSETYPLVRQSPNEFEYTEILEVNHSG; from the coding sequence ATGAAGCTGACGGCGCTGAGACTCTGCAACTTTCGCCAGTTTTATGGACAGACTCCAGAAATTTTGCTGGCTAGGGCAGACGATCGCAACGTCACGATGATTCATGGCAACAATGGCTCTGGAAAAACAGGATTGCTCAATGCTTTTACCTGGGTGCTGTTTGAACGATTTACCGCCGCCTTTGCCTCACCAGAGCAGTTGGTGAATCAGCGGGCGATCGCAGAGGCCAAATCGGGCGATCGCGTGGAATGCTGGGTAGAAATTGCCTTTGAGCATGATGGGAAACGCTATCGAGTTAAGCGGCAAATTAATGCTGACAAGCGCAAAGCTGGAGTGGAAACCAGCAAAAGTGAGCTGTTCTTATTGGTGGCTGGAGATGACGGGCGTTGGTCGTCACTGCCTGCATCGCAACAACCAGAGGATGTAATTAGCCGCATCTTGCCAAAGAGCCTGCACCAATATTTCTTCTTTGATGGCGAGCGGATTGAGCAAATTGTCCGCTCCAACAACCGAGCTGAAATTGCTGAGGCTACGAAAAAGCTGTTAGGCGTAGAAGTCCTCGATCGCGCTATTAAGCACCTGAATAATGCCCGAAAAACTCTGGAGCAAGAACTGGAGAGTATTGGCGATGCAGAAACAAAAAGCTTGCTAGGGCAAAAGCGGCAAAGATCACAAGAAATTGAGCAGCTAGAAACTCGGCAAGCGGAGATTGAGCAGGAGTTAATTTACCAGGCGCAACTGAAGCAGGAATACAGCCAACGCTTGCGAGAACTGAGTGAGGTCGCCCAACTCCAACGCCAGCGAGATACTTTAGCCGCTCAACAGCAGGAAATTCGCGATCGCCTGCAACAAAGCAAAGCCCAACTGAAGCGATCGCTTTCGACTCAAGGCTACACCGTGTTTCTCTCCGACGTAACCGCCCAGTTGCGATCGTTGGTGAAGGAACGAGAAGGCCGAGGCGAACTTCCGGCAGACATCAAGCAAAAATTTGTGCAGGACTTGCTAGACCGTCAGCGCTGTATCTGCGGTACTGAACTCCATGCAGGAACTGCTGCCTGTGCCGAGGTGAAGACTTGGTTAGACCGCGCCGGATTAGCTGATGTGGAAGCGGCAGTCTACCGAATTGAGGCGCAGGCGGATGAAATTGACAAGCAGGCCGTCCGATTCTGGGAGGAAACGGATCACGAGCAGGCCAACATCAACAAATTGAAGATAGCGCTCTCCAATATTGAGGAGCAACTAGAGGAAATTCGGGAACAGCTCAGCAAGAATCCCAGTGAGGACATCCGACAGCTGCAAGGCCAGCTAGATAAGACAGAGCGACGGACTGAAAGCCTGAATGTGGAAAAGGGCACGACCCAACAACAGATTAAAGACCGCAAAACCGAAGTCGATCGCCTTGCCAAACAAATCAAGGAGCGGAAGCTGAATGAGGGCAAGCAAAAACTCGCCCAACGCCGCATCACCACCACCCAAGATGCGAGCGATCGCCTAATGCAAGTGAAGCTGAACCAAGACACACTCTTTCGCCAACAGCTCCAGCAACGGCTAGAAGAGATTTTTGGCCAGATATCTTTTAAGGCGCAGGTGCCTCGGCTCAGCGATAAATACGAACTCAACCTAGTAGAAACGATTGCGGGTCAAGAGGTGCCTGTCGCGGCTTCTACCGGAGAAAACCAAATCCTCAGCTTGTCGTTTATTGGCAGCATTATCGATCGGGTACGGCAGTGGAGTAAGTCTGGTTTGGTGATGGGGCCAGACAGCAGCACCTTTCCACTAGTAATGGATTCACCGTTCGGCAGCTTGGATGAGATTTACCGCCGCCAAGTCGCCAAACTGATTCCAGAACTCGCGAATCAACTGGTGGTCTTGGTGACAAAAACTCAGTGGCGAGGAGAAGTGGCTGACGAGATGCAGCCCCGCATTGGTCGGGAGTATGTTCTGGTCTACAACTCACCCAAGCCAGACTGTGAGCTAGATGCGATCCGCTTGGGTAGTGAAACTTACCCACTGGTCAGACAAAGCCCCAATGAGTTTGAATACACTGAGATTTTGGAGGTCAATCACAGTGGTTAG